The proteins below come from a single Vitis vinifera cultivar Pinot Noir 40024 chromosome 9, ASM3070453v1 genomic window:
- the LOC100852534 gene encoding protein ABA AND ROS SENSITIVE 1, with translation MEPLESKNNLDRLSSSHSEKMGKSGIHHARDLTQTSGKIVGSETKEVKGALPEGFFDNKDADLRARGIVPVKPDVKDEYKEFEKLIQEDLKEVDNRLEEEEFDAAEMIEEAESVEQKVYWEKVEMLKKKKLELKAARSGRQSKQPEVRGKGHSSKEDSSSDDDSDGKFMVDWRAQHL, from the exons ATGGAGCCTCTTGAGTCGAAAAACAATTTAGACAGATTGTCCAGTTCTCACTCTGAAAAGATGGGAAAAAGTGGAATTCATCATGCCAGGGACCTTACCCAGACATCAGGAAAGATTGTTGGTTCAGAAACCAAGGAAGTAAAGGGTGCTCTTCCTGAAGGCTTCTTTGACAACAAGGATGCTGACCTTCGTGCACGTGGTATTGTGCCTGTTAAGCCGGATGTCAA GGACGAGtacaaagaatttgaaaagtTGATACAGGAGGATTTGAAGGAGGTGGACAACCgtttggaagaagaagag TTTGATGCAGCTGAGATGATTGAAGAGGCCGAGTCTGTGGAGCAAAA GGTGTATTGGGAGAAAGTGGAAAtgctgaagaagaagaaattggagCTGAAGGCGGCTAGATCCGGCAGACAGAGTAAACAGCCTGAGGTCAGAGGCAAGGGGCATAGCTCTAAAGAGGATTCATCCAGTGATGATGATAGTGATGGGAAATTCATGGTTGATTGGAGAGCACAACACCTGTGA